Proteins encoded within one genomic window of Cellulomonas flavigena DSM 20109:
- a CDS encoding ATP-dependent Clp protease ATP-binding subunit, with translation MFERFTDRARRVVVLAQEEARMLNHNYIGTEHILLGLIHEGEGVAAKALESLGISLEAVRAQVQEIIGEGQQAPSGRIPFTPRAKKVLELSLREALQLGHNYIGTEHILLGLIREGEGVAAQVLNKLGADLNRVRQQVIQLVSGYQGKEPVASGGPAEGQPSGSAVLDQFGRNLTQAARDGKLDPVIGREKEIERVMQVLSRRTKNNPVLIGEPGVGKTAVVEGLAQDIVRGDVPETLKDKQLYTLDLGALVAGSRYRGDFEERLKKVLKEIRTRGDIILFIDEIHTLVGAGAAEGAIDAASILKPMLARGELQTIGATTLDEYRKYVEKDPALERRFQPIQVSEPNLQHAIEILKGLRDRYEAHHRVSITDAALVAAATLADRYVNDRYLPDKAIDLVDEAGARLRIRRMTAPPELRELDEQIAETRRDKESAIDEQDFEKAARLRDQEKQLGLKRVEKEKAWKNGDMDAVAEVDEELIAEVLANATGIPVFKLTEEESSRLLHMEENLHKRVVGQNAAIKALSQAIRRTRAGLKDPKRPGGSFIFAGPTGVGKTELAKALAEFLFGDEDALIQLDMSEFSEKHTVSRLFGSPPGYVGYDEGGQLTEKVRRKPFSVVLFDEVEKAHADIFNSLLQILEDGRLTDSQGRVIDFKNTVIIMTTNLGTRDIAKGVMTGFQAGGELATDYERMKAKVNDELKTHFRPEFLNRVDDVVVFPQLSQPEIFQIVDLMIAKLDARLRDKDMSIEITPAAKKLLAERGYDPVLGARPLRRAIQREIEDTLSEKILFGELKAGQTVIVDAQGEGLLGEFLFQGVPRRTAAKEPVTVGAPVGTPGSGTDVPPAPAPARGDSGTGLAPA, from the coding sequence ATGTTCGAGAGATTCACGGACCGAGCCCGTCGCGTGGTCGTCCTCGCCCAGGAAGAGGCGCGGATGCTCAACCACAACTACATCGGCACCGAGCACATCCTCCTGGGCCTGATCCACGAGGGTGAGGGTGTCGCGGCCAAGGCCCTGGAGTCGCTCGGCATCTCCCTGGAGGCCGTGCGCGCGCAGGTGCAGGAGATCATCGGCGAGGGCCAGCAGGCCCCGTCGGGTCGCATCCCGTTCACGCCGCGCGCCAAGAAGGTCCTCGAGCTGTCGCTGCGCGAGGCGCTGCAGCTCGGCCACAACTACATCGGCACCGAGCACATCCTGCTCGGCCTGATCCGCGAGGGCGAGGGCGTCGCCGCCCAGGTCCTCAACAAGCTCGGCGCCGACCTCAACCGGGTGCGCCAGCAGGTCATCCAGCTCGTCTCGGGCTACCAGGGCAAGGAGCCGGTCGCCTCGGGCGGCCCGGCCGAGGGGCAGCCGTCGGGGTCGGCCGTCCTCGACCAGTTCGGCCGCAACCTCACGCAGGCGGCCCGCGACGGCAAGCTCGACCCGGTCATCGGGCGCGAGAAGGAGATCGAGCGGGTCATGCAGGTGCTGTCCCGCCGCACCAAGAACAACCCGGTGCTCATCGGTGAGCCGGGCGTCGGCAAGACGGCGGTCGTCGAGGGCCTCGCGCAGGACATCGTCCGCGGCGACGTGCCGGAGACGCTCAAGGACAAGCAGCTCTACACGCTCGACCTCGGCGCCCTGGTGGCCGGCTCCCGCTACCGCGGTGACTTCGAGGAGCGCCTGAAGAAGGTCCTCAAGGAGATCCGCACGCGCGGCGACATCATCCTGTTCATCGACGAGATCCACACGCTCGTCGGCGCGGGTGCGGCCGAGGGCGCGATCGACGCCGCGTCGATCCTCAAGCCCATGCTGGCGCGCGGCGAGCTGCAGACCATCGGTGCGACCACGCTCGACGAGTACCGCAAGTACGTCGAGAAGGACCCGGCCCTGGAGCGGCGCTTCCAGCCCATCCAGGTCTCCGAGCCGAACCTGCAGCACGCGATCGAGATCCTCAAGGGCCTGCGCGACCGGTACGAGGCGCACCACCGCGTGTCCATCACGGACGCCGCGCTGGTCGCCGCCGCGACGCTGGCCGACCGGTACGTCAACGACCGCTACCTGCCGGACAAGGCGATCGACCTCGTCGACGAGGCGGGCGCGCGCCTGCGCATCCGCCGCATGACGGCCCCGCCGGAGCTGCGCGAGCTCGACGAGCAGATCGCCGAGACGCGCCGCGACAAGGAGTCCGCGATCGACGAGCAGGACTTCGAGAAGGCCGCGCGCCTGCGCGACCAGGAGAAGCAGCTCGGCCTCAAGCGCGTCGAGAAGGAGAAGGCCTGGAAGAACGGCGACATGGACGCCGTCGCCGAGGTCGACGAGGAGCTCATCGCCGAGGTGCTGGCGAACGCCACCGGCATCCCGGTGTTCAAGCTCACCGAGGAGGAGTCCAGCCGCCTGCTGCACATGGAGGAGAACCTCCACAAGCGGGTCGTCGGCCAGAACGCCGCCATCAAGGCGCTGTCGCAGGCCATCCGCCGCACGCGTGCCGGCCTCAAGGACCCCAAGCGCCCCGGTGGGTCGTTCATCTTCGCCGGCCCCACGGGCGTCGGGAAGACCGAGCTGGCCAAGGCGCTCGCCGAGTTCCTCTTCGGGGACGAGGACGCGCTCATCCAGCTCGACATGTCGGAGTTCTCGGAGAAGCACACGGTCTCGCGCCTGTTCGGCTCGCCCCCCGGCTACGTCGGGTACGACGAGGGCGGTCAGCTCACCGAGAAGGTGCGCCGCAAGCCGTTCTCCGTCGTGCTGTTCGACGAGGTCGAGAAGGCCCACGCGGACATCTTCAACTCGCTGCTGCAGATCCTCGAGGACGGTCGCCTGACCGACTCGCAGGGCCGCGTCATCGACTTCAAGAACACCGTCATCATCATGACCACGAACCTCGGCACGCGGGACATCGCGAAGGGCGTCATGACCGGCTTCCAGGCCGGTGGCGAGCTCGCGACGGACTACGAGCGCATGAAGGCCAAGGTCAACGACGAGCTCAAGACGCACTTCCGTCCCGAGTTCCTCAACCGTGTCGACGACGTGGTCGTCTTCCCGCAGCTCTCGCAGCCGGAGATCTTCCAGATCGTCGACCTGATGATCGCGAAGCTCGACGCCCGTCTGCGCGACAAGGACATGAGCATCGAGATCACGCCGGCGGCCAAGAAGCTGCTCGCGGAGCGGGGCTACGACCCGGTCCTCGGTGCGCGTCCGCTGCGCCGCGCGATCCAGCGGGAGATCGAGGACACGCTGTCCGAGAAGATCCTGTTCGGCGAGCTCAAGGCGGGTCAGACGGTCATCGTCGACGCCCAGGGCGAGGGCCTGCTCGGGGAGTTCCTCTTCCAGGGCGTCCCGCGCCGCACCGCCGCCAAGGAGCCGGTCACGGTCGGCGCGCCCGTCGGCACGCCGGGCTCGGGCACCGACGTCCCGCCTGCTCCTGCACCCGCCCGGGGCGACAGCGGCACGGGCCTCGCGCCCGCCTGA
- a CDS encoding PIN domain-containing protein, whose protein sequence is MSAVCFDTSVLATWVLQEPQWQVVDKLLARADVEPVMPGPVLTELVELVRRKGNASSGHEVRDTLLSFGARIEHPLDDDLLRAAALLEAAKTHPGPGGETLSLGDALVLAVTERLGVRVVTRDAYWHLLAADGCTTAQVVTF, encoded by the coding sequence GTGAGCGCGGTCTGCTTCGACACTTCCGTCCTCGCGACGTGGGTGCTTCAAGAACCGCAGTGGCAGGTGGTCGACAAGCTCCTTGCGCGCGCCGACGTCGAGCCCGTGATGCCAGGGCCGGTGCTGACCGAGCTCGTTGAGCTCGTGCGCCGCAAGGGCAATGCGTCGTCGGGTCATGAAGTTCGCGACACCCTCCTGTCGTTCGGTGCGCGCATCGAGCACCCGCTGGACGACGACCTCCTCCGTGCTGCGGCGCTCCTGGAAGCGGCGAAGACGCATCCTGGGCCGGGAGGCGAGACCCTCTCTCTCGGGGATGCGCTCGTGCTCGCGGTGACCGAACGCCTCGGGGTCCGGGTCGTCACTCGCGACGCGTACTGGCACCTTCTGGCTGCCGATGGCTGCACGACCGCCCAGGTCGTCACATTCTGA
- a CDS encoding AbrB/MazE/SpoVT family DNA-binding domain-containing protein has product MSSHFGTVNAQGRVVVPVEVRRALRIASGDRVEFVVEGDAVRLVTPRMRAMALWAQNHGGDAGDSTRDVRASRAVDQHVDEAAERRIAARAAAETRSDEEIIAGLVVDLGL; this is encoded by the coding sequence GTGTCCTCCCACTTCGGGACCGTGAACGCACAAGGACGGGTGGTGGTCCCCGTCGAGGTCCGGCGAGCACTCAGGATCGCCAGCGGCGACCGGGTCGAGTTTGTCGTCGAGGGTGACGCGGTTCGCCTCGTGACGCCCCGCATGCGGGCGATGGCGCTGTGGGCGCAGAACCACGGGGGTGACGCCGGGGACTCCACCCGTGACGTGCGTGCGTCTCGCGCGGTGGACCAGCACGTCGACGAGGCCGCAGAGCGCAGGATCGCTGCTCGTGCCGCTGCGGAGACGCGCAGCGATGAGGAGATCATCGCCGGCCTCGTCGTCGACCTCGGCCTGTGA
- a CDS encoding toxic anion resistance protein, whose amino-acid sequence MTEPTPLQPPAPSAAFALEAPAPVAPVATHDAPAMAPRVDPAALPGLDAKVGAFLAGLDDVQAGSPEFAAKADDVRLMGDKDVRAAADTSNRLLQVPVRELREGGVSGTSQVSKSLLDLRRTVEDLDPSEKTVGKKLLGFLPFGDSLTDYFRRYESSQKQIDAIVKALYRGQDELRKDNAALNLEKQNLWDTMGRLNQYIYVASQLDQQLSAKIAQAEISDPDRARALREDVLFYVRQKHQDLLTQLAVSIQGYLAIDIIIKNNIELIKGVDRATTTTVSALRTAVLVAQALNNQKLVLDQITALNTTTSNMIASTSKLLREQSVAIQQQAASATIGLPQLQQSFTDIFAAMDSIDTFKVQALDSMAQTVGVLETETAKAKQYLDRVSRSDRTDVASGSLDLGLS is encoded by the coding sequence ATGACCGAGCCCACACCTCTGCAGCCGCCGGCGCCCAGCGCCGCGTTCGCGCTCGAGGCACCCGCACCCGTCGCCCCCGTCGCGACGCACGACGCCCCGGCGATGGCGCCGCGCGTCGACCCGGCTGCGCTGCCGGGCCTGGACGCGAAGGTCGGCGCGTTCCTCGCGGGTCTGGACGACGTGCAGGCCGGGTCGCCGGAGTTCGCGGCGAAGGCCGACGACGTGCGGCTCATGGGCGACAAGGACGTGCGCGCCGCGGCGGACACCTCCAACCGCCTGCTGCAGGTGCCGGTGCGCGAGCTGCGCGAGGGCGGCGTCTCCGGGACGTCGCAGGTGAGCAAGTCGCTGCTCGACCTGCGCCGCACGGTCGAGGACCTCGACCCGTCGGAGAAGACCGTGGGCAAGAAGCTGCTCGGCTTCCTGCCGTTCGGCGACAGCCTCACCGACTACTTCCGCCGCTACGAGTCGTCGCAGAAGCAGATCGACGCGATCGTCAAGGCGCTGTACCGGGGCCAGGACGAGCTGCGCAAGGACAACGCGGCGCTCAACCTGGAGAAGCAGAACCTGTGGGACACCATGGGCCGGCTCAACCAGTACATCTACGTCGCGAGCCAGCTCGACCAGCAGCTCTCCGCCAAGATCGCCCAGGCGGAGATCAGCGACCCCGACCGCGCGCGGGCGCTGCGCGAGGACGTCCTGTTCTACGTCCGGCAGAAGCACCAGGACCTGCTCACGCAGCTCGCGGTGTCGATCCAGGGGTACCTGGCGATCGACATCATCATCAAGAACAACATCGAGCTCATCAAGGGCGTCGACCGCGCGACGACGACCACGGTCTCGGCGCTGCGCACCGCGGTGCTCGTCGCGCAGGCGCTCAACAACCAGAAGCTCGTGCTCGACCAGATCACGGCGCTGAACACCACGACGTCGAACATGATCGCGTCGACGTCCAAGCTGCTGCGCGAGCAGTCGGTGGCGATCCAGCAGCAGGCCGCGAGCGCGACGATCGGGCTCCCGCAGCTCCAGCAGTCGTTCACCGACATCTTCGCGGCCATGGACTCCATCGACACGTTCAAGGTGCAGGCGCTGGACTCGATGGCGCAGACCGTCGGCGTCCTGGAGACCGAGACGGCCAAGGCCAAGCAGTACCTCGACCGCGTCTCGCGCTCGGACCGCACGGACGTCGCGAGCGGGTCGCTCGACCTGGGCCTGAGCTGA
- a CDS encoding AAA family ATPase, which produces MSTADTLAAGLDALVAAGVAAGLPAADVRDEGERLAAAVAESVTGAGPAWLGALGRPQDDLAGFFAAASSARRWRHAPTDLLTSLVGAGSPHAPAYAEALAHVASAACDLGEPSIQVVAAASVTAAVQRSAAALPTTPTADPPTSPQGASRHSSPAAPGLDRRLDGEVGGAGEVGGTSSTGASRHSGPTPALSTPGPTGSDGRPAPAAPPEKTFEELLAELDALVGLDRVKREIRQQAEVLRVERLRADAGLTRPSLTRHLVFVGNPGTGKTTVARLVAGLYRALGLLEKGHLVEVDRSELVAGYLGQTATKTTEVVTKALGGVLFIDEAYSLADDQYGAEAVNTLVKDMEDHRSELVVIVAGYPLPMARFLSTNPGLESRFATTVAFDDYTDAQLREIFALAARKADFEPSPEALDLVEQIVAAQPRHEGFGNGRLARNLLDRAVLKHAWRLRDVPEPTVEQLRTLLPEDLATDVEDVAPDLPVPGADAPVTGAPGDDLASDDAASDDVPPGAPDDDPSDASPTPGDPAVTDPAHPEEPV; this is translated from the coding sequence GTGAGCACCGCCGACACGCTGGCCGCCGGCCTCGACGCCCTGGTCGCCGCGGGCGTCGCCGCCGGGCTGCCCGCGGCGGACGTGCGCGACGAGGGCGAGCGGCTGGCCGCCGCGGTCGCGGAGTCCGTCACGGGTGCGGGTCCGGCGTGGCTCGGCGCGCTCGGGCGCCCGCAGGACGACCTGGCCGGGTTCTTCGCCGCGGCGTCGTCCGCCCGCCGCTGGCGGCACGCGCCGACGGACCTGCTCACGTCGCTCGTCGGCGCCGGCTCGCCGCACGCGCCCGCGTACGCCGAGGCGCTCGCACACGTCGCGTCGGCCGCGTGCGACCTGGGCGAGCCGAGCATCCAGGTGGTCGCGGCCGCGTCCGTCACGGCCGCCGTCCAGCGCTCCGCCGCCGCCCTCCCCACCACCCCGACCGCCGACCCGCCGACCTCCCCCCAGGGCGCGAGCCGTCACTCCAGCCCCGCGGCCCCAGGGCTCGATCGACGTCTCGACGGAGAGGTGGGGGGCGCCGGAGAGGTGGGGGGTACCTCTTCCACGGGGGCGAGCCGTCATTCCGGCCCCACCCCCGCCCTCTCGACCCCCGGCCCCACGGGCTCGGACGGTCGGCCCGCGCCCGCGGCGCCGCCGGAGAAGACGTTCGAGGAGCTGCTGGCCGAGCTCGACGCGCTCGTCGGGCTGGACCGCGTCAAGCGCGAGATCCGGCAGCAGGCGGAGGTGCTGCGCGTCGAGCGGCTGCGCGCCGACGCGGGCCTCACGCGCCCGTCGCTGACGCGGCACCTGGTGTTCGTCGGCAACCCGGGCACCGGCAAGACGACGGTCGCGCGGCTCGTCGCCGGGCTGTACCGCGCGCTCGGGCTGCTGGAGAAGGGCCACCTCGTCGAGGTCGACCGCTCCGAGCTCGTCGCCGGTTACCTCGGGCAGACCGCGACCAAGACCACCGAGGTCGTCACGAAGGCGCTCGGCGGCGTGCTGTTCATCGACGAGGCGTACTCGCTGGCGGACGACCAGTACGGCGCCGAGGCCGTGAACACGCTGGTCAAGGACATGGAGGACCACCGCAGCGAGCTCGTCGTCATCGTCGCGGGCTACCCGTTGCCGATGGCGCGGTTCCTGTCGACCAACCCCGGCCTCGAGAGCCGGTTCGCGACGACCGTCGCGTTCGACGACTACACCGACGCGCAGCTCCGCGAGATCTTCGCGCTCGCCGCGCGCAAGGCGGACTTCGAGCCGTCGCCCGAGGCCCTGGACCTCGTCGAGCAGATCGTCGCCGCACAGCCGCGGCACGAGGGCTTCGGCAACGGGCGCCTCGCGCGCAACCTGCTCGACCGCGCGGTGCTCAAGCACGCGTGGCGCCTGCGGGACGTGCCCGAGCCGACCGTCGAGCAGCTGCGGACCCTGCTGCCGGAGGACCTCGCGACCGACGTCGAGGACGTCGCCCCCGACCTGCCGGTCCCGGGTGCCGACGCGCCGGTCACGGGTGCGCCCGGCGACGACCTGGCGAGCGACGACGCGGCGAGCGACGACGTGCCGCCCGGCGCACCGGACGACGACCCGAGCGACGCCTCCCCCACCCCCGGCGACCCCGCCGTCACCGACCCGGCCCACCCCGAGGAGCCCGTGTGA
- a CDS encoding glutamate ABC transporter substrate-binding protein, translating to MSRHLTTRAARAVAAGALLAAVVTGCASTASTDGAAVAPARPAPAAAVPAATECDDATTSYAPTSGTEIPPGSTMDEIRARGNLVVGVSADTLRMGARNPFTGQIEGFDIDVARQVAQAILGDPDAIRFRVITAGDRIPVLENHEVDLVTRAFTMNCERWDQIAFSAEYFTAGQKVLVSTESQAQSIEDLDGQRVCAPEGTTTLERLDEYDVEAVGARTHSACLALFQQGRVDAITGDDTVLAGFVAQDPYAKVVGDAFSAEPYGVGIAADRVDLVRFVNAVLDGMKADGTWAATYERWLGEALGPAPAPPVSVYGRS from the coding sequence ATGAGCCGTCACCTCACGACCCGGGCCGCGCGGGCGGTCGCCGCGGGCGCCCTGCTCGCCGCCGTCGTCACGGGCTGCGCGAGCACCGCCTCGACGGACGGCGCCGCGGTCGCCCCGGCGCGCCCCGCACCGGCCGCCGCGGTGCCCGCGGCCACCGAGTGCGACGACGCGACCACGTCCTACGCGCCCACGTCCGGCACCGAGATCCCCCCCGGCTCGACGATGGACGAGATCCGCGCGCGGGGGAACCTCGTGGTCGGCGTGTCCGCGGACACCCTGCGGATGGGCGCACGGAACCCGTTCACCGGGCAGATCGAGGGCTTCGACATCGACGTCGCGCGCCAGGTCGCGCAGGCGATCCTCGGCGACCCCGACGCGATCCGGTTCCGCGTCATCACCGCCGGCGACCGCATCCCCGTGCTCGAGAACCACGAGGTCGACCTCGTGACGCGCGCGTTCACGATGAACTGCGAACGGTGGGACCAGATCGCGTTCTCCGCGGAGTACTTCACCGCAGGCCAGAAGGTGCTGGTCAGCACGGAGTCCCAGGCCCAGAGCATCGAGGACCTCGACGGGCAGCGGGTGTGCGCACCGGAGGGCACGACGACGCTCGAGCGCCTCGACGAGTACGACGTCGAGGCCGTCGGCGCCCGCACCCACTCGGCGTGCCTCGCGCTGTTCCAGCAGGGCCGCGTCGACGCCATCACGGGCGACGACACCGTGCTGGCCGGGTTCGTCGCGCAGGACCCGTACGCCAAGGTCGTGGGGGACGCGTTCAGCGCCGAGCCGTACGGCGTGGGGATCGCAGCCGACCGGGTCGACCTCGTGCGGTTCGTCAACGCGGTGCTCGACGGCATGAAGGCCGACGGGACGTGGGCGGCGACCTACGAGCGCTGGCTCGGCGAGGCGCTCGGCCCGGCCCCGGCGCCGCCCGTGTCCGTGTACGGACGGTCGTGA
- a CDS encoding serine/threonine-protein kinase — translation MTSATACREPGCTGTYEDGWCNVCGSPAPAGATSTSTGTTTPPTGAAAGAPTGATSAARTPSAMLGTGIAAGVPTPGAAGDPEAERSTRTGRTSSTRLPTAALGSARTAATGSRATRRLGTSSTRLRRARLGAGLTTVPPAPVEDPLQAVMTDPQVPERKRFCAACGEPVGRARDGVPARTQGFCPSCGTRFDFDPKLTPGTLVGGQYEVVGCLAHGGMGWIYLARDRNVSGRWVVLKGLLNSADPDAVAAAIAERQFLARVEHPLIVEIYNFVQHEGDGYTVMEFVAGRSLKELLTDRREAAGTVDPLPVDQALAFVLEVLPAFQYLHDVGLLYCDFKPDNVIQSGDALKLIDMGGVRRIDDEQSAIYGTVGYQAPEVPTDGPSVASDVYTIGRTLATLVLDFRGNTTTYVAALPPVEETPVFARYDSFYRLLAKACAPDPSDRFGSVDEMRAQVLGVLREVVAADRGTGDPPLTSAASVLFEPPVTDQVERPLAWDELPHLKVDPDDPAAGWLAGVNVVDPAQRLAALADAPDETVEVRLLRATTAIEAGRPEVVGQAVEAMLADDPWEWRAVWTQGLAQLAAGDAVAARASFNAVYGQVPGELAPKLALAVACELSGEPGIAEQLYATCAYADANYTAPAAFGLARLRMASLHVDDALAALDLVTPTRSSYPQARLMRARVLARSRTDLASLAASLDSVRSVALAPADRAGLRVDVLTTALATVRQGGSAPGVRLDGVETTERGVTDALEAAYREQAALTEDRAARVALVDRANAVRRWTAW, via the coding sequence ATGACCAGCGCGACCGCCTGCCGCGAGCCCGGCTGCACCGGCACCTACGAGGACGGCTGGTGCAACGTCTGCGGCTCGCCCGCCCCCGCGGGGGCGACGTCGACGTCGACCGGCACGACGACGCCGCCCACGGGCGCGGCGGCGGGTGCCCCCACCGGGGCGACGTCCGCCGCGCGCACCCCCTCGGCGATGCTCGGCACCGGCATCGCCGCCGGCGTCCCGACGCCCGGTGCCGCCGGTGACCCGGAGGCCGAGCGCTCGACGCGCACGGGCCGCACCAGCTCGACACGCCTGCCGACGGCGGCCCTCGGCTCGGCCCGCACCGCCGCGACCGGCTCGCGCGCGACGCGGCGGCTCGGCACGTCGTCGACCCGCCTGCGCCGCGCCCGCCTCGGCGCGGGCCTGACCACGGTCCCGCCGGCCCCCGTCGAGGACCCCCTGCAGGCCGTCATGACGGACCCGCAGGTGCCCGAGCGCAAGCGGTTCTGCGCCGCGTGCGGCGAACCCGTGGGGCGCGCCCGCGACGGCGTGCCTGCGCGCACGCAGGGGTTCTGCCCCTCGTGCGGCACCCGCTTCGACTTCGACCCGAAGCTCACGCCCGGCACCCTCGTCGGCGGGCAGTACGAGGTCGTCGGCTGCCTCGCGCACGGCGGCATGGGCTGGATCTACCTCGCGCGGGACCGCAACGTGTCGGGGCGGTGGGTGGTGCTCAAGGGCCTGCTCAACAGCGCCGACCCCGACGCCGTGGCCGCGGCGATCGCGGAGCGGCAGTTCCTCGCGCGCGTCGAGCACCCGCTGATCGTCGAGATCTACAACTTCGTGCAGCACGAGGGCGACGGGTACACCGTCATGGAGTTCGTCGCGGGGCGCTCGCTCAAGGAGCTGCTCACCGACCGGCGCGAGGCCGCCGGCACGGTCGACCCGCTGCCCGTCGACCAGGCGCTCGCGTTCGTCCTCGAGGTGCTGCCCGCGTTCCAGTACCTGCACGACGTCGGCTTGCTGTACTGCGACTTCAAGCCCGACAACGTCATCCAGTCCGGCGACGCGCTCAAGCTCATCGACATGGGCGGCGTGCGCCGCATCGACGACGAGCAGTCCGCGATCTACGGCACGGTCGGCTACCAGGCGCCCGAGGTCCCCACGGACGGCCCGTCGGTCGCGTCCGACGTGTACACGATCGGCCGGACGCTGGCGACGCTCGTCCTGGACTTCCGGGGCAACACCACGACGTACGTCGCGGCGCTCCCGCCGGTCGAGGAGACGCCGGTCTTCGCGCGGTACGACTCGTTCTACCGGCTGCTCGCCAAGGCCTGCGCGCCCGACCCGTCGGACCGGTTCGGGTCCGTCGACGAGATGCGCGCGCAGGTCCTCGGTGTGCTCCGCGAGGTCGTCGCGGCGGACCGCGGCACGGGCGACCCGCCGCTGACCAGCGCCGCGTCGGTGCTGTTCGAGCCGCCCGTGACCGACCAGGTGGAACGGCCCCTCGCGTGGGACGAGCTGCCGCACCTCAAGGTCGACCCCGACGACCCCGCGGCCGGGTGGCTCGCGGGCGTCAACGTCGTGGACCCCGCGCAGCGCCTCGCCGCGCTGGCCGACGCGCCGGACGAGACGGTCGAGGTGCGGCTGCTGCGCGCGACGACCGCGATCGAGGCCGGTCGCCCCGAGGTCGTCGGCCAGGCCGTCGAGGCGATGCTCGCCGACGACCCGTGGGAGTGGCGCGCCGTGTGGACCCAGGGCCTCGCGCAGCTCGCCGCCGGTGACGCGGTGGCGGCGCGGGCGTCGTTCAACGCCGTGTACGGGCAGGTGCCGGGCGAGCTCGCGCCCAAGCTGGCGCTCGCGGTGGCGTGCGAGCTGTCCGGCGAGCCGGGCATCGCGGAGCAGCTCTACGCGACGTGCGCGTACGCGGACGCCAACTACACGGCGCCCGCGGCGTTCGGGCTCGCACGCCTGCGCATGGCGTCGCTGCACGTCGACGACGCGCTCGCGGCCCTCGACCTGGTGACGCCCACGCGCTCGTCGTACCCGCAGGCCCGGCTCATGCGGGCGCGCGTGCTGGCGCGCTCGCGCACCGACCTGGCGTCGCTCGCCGCGTCGCTCGACTCGGTGCGGTCGGTGGCGCTGGCCCCCGCCGACCGCGCCGGGCTGCGCGTCGACGTGCTGACCACCGCGCTGGCGACCGTGCGCCAGGGCGGCTCCGCACCGGGCGTGCGGCTCGACGGCGTCGAGACGACGGAGCGCGGCGTGACCGATGCGCTCGAGGCCGCGTACCGCGAGCAGGCTGCGCTCACCGAGGACCGCGCGGCCCGCGTCGCGCTGGTCGACCGGGCCAACGCCGTGCGGCGGTGGACGGCGTGGTGA
- a CDS encoding PP2C family protein-serine/threonine phosphatase — protein sequence MSGEVAVACPACGEPAGEGARFCESCGAALGAAQGGPVDASAAAAPAADAAAAAAPQAAQAAPGPVACPACGGEVADDGYCTQCGARAPVERDHREESAAPHVAGVTDVGARRRRNEDAMALGVAGDVSVLVVCDGVSSAPDSDVASQAAATAARDVLVAGAGSVAADDAGAWSRLLVTAGDRADAAAHAAVDDAAARQDPPSCTFAAAVVTPALLVAGWLGDSRVYWLPDAGTPEQLTEDDSVAAELMAGGMSRAAAERSPDAHAITRWLGADAEDTTARTVATHLTGAGWVLACSDGLWNYASAPEVVADLLRDATARVGADPAALSRDLVAWANAAGGHDNVTVALARVPAPVAAGADPDTLAADPGTTPTVRRRPAGSLPEKPGSPTP from the coding sequence GTGAGCGGCGAGGTGGCCGTGGCGTGCCCCGCGTGCGGCGAGCCCGCGGGTGAGGGTGCGCGGTTCTGCGAGTCGTGCGGCGCGGCGCTCGGCGCGGCGCAGGGCGGCCCGGTCGACGCGTCGGCGGCGGCTGCGCCTGCGGCCGACGCTGCCGCCGCGGCCGCACCTCAGGCCGCGCAGGCCGCGCCCGGACCCGTCGCGTGCCCCGCGTGCGGCGGCGAGGTCGCCGACGACGGGTACTGCACGCAGTGCGGCGCCCGCGCGCCCGTCGAGCGGGACCACCGCGAGGAGTCGGCCGCGCCGCACGTCGCGGGCGTCACCGACGTCGGCGCGCGCCGGCGCCGCAACGAGGACGCGATGGCGCTCGGCGTCGCCGGGGACGTCAGCGTGCTCGTCGTGTGCGACGGCGTGTCGTCCGCACCCGACTCCGACGTCGCGAGCCAGGCCGCCGCCACCGCGGCGCGCGACGTGCTCGTCGCGGGCGCCGGGTCCGTCGCGGCCGACGACGCCGGGGCGTGGTCGCGCCTGCTGGTGACCGCCGGGGACCGCGCGGACGCCGCGGCGCACGCCGCGGTCGACGACGCCGCCGCCCGCCAGGACCCGCCGTCGTGCACGTTCGCCGCGGCCGTCGTCACGCCCGCGCTGCTCGTCGCCGGCTGGCTGGGCGACTCCCGCGTCTACTGGCTGCCCGACGCGGGCACGCCCGAGCAGCTCACCGAGGACGACTCCGTGGCCGCCGAGCTCATGGCCGGCGGCATGTCCCGCGCGGCCGCCGAGCGCTCCCCCGACGCGCACGCGATCACCCGCTGGCTCGGCGCCGACGCCGAGGACACCACCGCCCGCACGGTGGCGACCCACCTGACCGGCGCCGGCTGGGTGCTCGCGTGCTCCGACGGGCTGTGGAACTACGCGTCCGCGCCCGAGGTCGTCGCCGACCTGCTGCGCGACGCCACGGCCCGCGTCGGCGCGGACCCCGCGGCGCTGTCCCGGGACCTCGTCGCGTGGGCCAACGCCGCTGGCGGGCACGACAACGTGACGGTCGCGCTCGCGCGCGTCCCGGCGCCCGTGGCCGCGGGAGCCGACCCCGACACGCTCGCCGCGGACCCGGGGACCACCCCCACGGTCCGGCGCCGCCCGGCGGGTAGCCTCCCGGAGAAGCCGGGTTCCCCGACCCCCTGA